In Carya illinoinensis cultivar Pawnee chromosome 16, C.illinoinensisPawnee_v1, whole genome shotgun sequence, a single window of DNA contains:
- the LOC122299634 gene encoding uncharacterized protein LOC122299634, producing MEGNFMEIWARLSEKLGTGELELVATVMRNIWSKRNSFVFEGKFQGPFVLYKQAQDCLSMLGEAKMELGNRREGGNMQRDMGRWRKPRKGWVKVNWDASLNSELKRMGMGIVVRDENGKLLLLLCNSIAESKTDEAEDESLVHEVNVVEFQGKWGYNL from the exons ATGGAGGGGAATTTCATGGAGATATGGGCGAGATTGTCTGAGAAACTGGGAACTGGTGAACTAGAATTAGTAGCTACTGTCATGAGGAATATATGGAGCAAAAGGAACAGTTTTGTTTTCGAAGGGAAGTTTCAAGGGCCTTTTGTTTTATACAAACAAGCTCAAGACTGTTTGTCAATGTTGGGTGAGGCAAAAATGGAGTTGGGGAATAGAAGAGAGGGAGGTAATATGCAAAGGGATATGGGGAGGTGGAGGAAACCGAGAAAGGGATGGGTTAAAGTGAATTGGGATGCAAGTCTCAACTCTGAATTGAAAAGAATGGGGATGGGGATAGTGGTGAGGGATGAAAATGGGAAactgttattattattgtgCAACTCTATTGCAG AGAGCAAAACTGATGAGGCAGAGGATGAATCTTTAGTGCATGAGGTGAATGTTGTGGAGTTTCAAGGCAAATGGGGATATAATCTTTAG